The genomic segment GCTGAAGATGGATCCAGCGAGGCAATCGGCTCATCGGCGATCAGGATATTGGAGCGCTGTACCAAGGTGCGCGCGATGGCGGCACGCTGCTGCTGACCGCCAGAAAGGGTCGAGGCGCGTTGCCAGGCGACTTCCGAAATGCCGACGCGGGCGAGTGCTTCACGAGCGAGGCGTTTTTCCTCGGCGGTGAAAATACCTAGCGTGCCGCGCCATAGCGGAATACGACCGAGGTTACCGAGCAGCACATTGGAAAGAACCGACAGACGGCCGACCAGATTGAACTGCTGAAAAACGACACCGATATTTCGTCGGATTTCCCGGGCCCGAGACACCAAGCGTCCGCCGCGTTGCATCGGATTGCCGAGAATCTCGATCGAGCTTTGACCCGTCTGGGCGATTTCAAGGCCGCAGATATGGCGGATCAACGTGCTCTTGCCGGAGCCCGAGGCACCGATCAGCGCAACCATCTCGCCCTTTCGGATATCCAGGCTGATGTTATTCAATGCGCGTTTCTTGCCGAACGTTTTAGACAGATTGCGAATGCTGATGGCGTCCATGAAGTCGCTCCTTGGTTTAGGTCCGAAGACTCCGGAGGTTCTGGGCGATAAGGGTTTGTT from the Beijerinckia sp. 28-YEA-48 genome contains:
- the phnC gene encoding phosphonate ABC transporter ATP-binding protein, yielding MDAISIRNLSKTFGKKRALNNISLDIRKGEMVALIGASGSGKSTLIRHICGLEIAQTGQSSIEILGNPMQRGGRLVSRAREIRRNIGVVFQQFNLVGRLSVLSNVLLGNLGRIPLWRGTLGIFTAEEKRLAREALARVGISEVAWQRASTLSGGQQQRAAIARTLVQRSNILIADEPIASLDPSSARRVMEVLAAINRDEQITCIVSLHQVEYARRYCPRIIALRDGQIVFDGPSCELTNQSLVELYGTDSEELILTDMPAPSVPSSPFGKPLVPTGALVTA